One part of the Anaerolineales bacterium genome encodes these proteins:
- the rpsI gene encoding 30S ribosomal protein S9: MAEQFYEGVGRRKTSSARVRVMSGAGAFMVNGKPLDEYFPRIGDAALIQGVLQDATAAGTVDVSVIVRGGGRTGQAGAVRMGLARALVKMNPDYHPAMAKNQHLRRDARAKERKKPGLKRARKAPTYTKR; this comes from the coding sequence ATGGCTGAACAATTTTACGAAGGCGTTGGCCGCCGCAAGACCAGCAGCGCCCGCGTGCGCGTGATGAGCGGCGCCGGAGCTTTCATGGTCAACGGCAAGCCGTTGGACGAATACTTCCCGCGTATTGGTGATGCGGCCCTGATCCAGGGCGTGCTGCAGGACGCGACTGCCGCCGGCACCGTGGACGTGAGCGTGATCGTGCGCGGCGGCGGCCGCACCGGCCAGGCCGGCGCAGTGCGCATGGGCCTGGCGCGTGCTTTGGTCAAGATGAACCCGGATTACCACCCGGCCATGGCCAAGAACCAGCACCTGCGCCGTGATGCGCGTGCCAAGGAACGCAAGAAACCCGGCCTCAAGCGCGCTCGCAAGGCCCCGACCTATACGAAGCGCTAG
- the rplM gene encoding 50S ribosomal protein L13 has protein sequence MQQKSYYPKAGDVEGQWYIVDAAGQNLGRLASRIASVLLGKHRPEYTPGVDLGDAVIVLNCGQITVTGTKMTDKTYYRYSGFQGGLKETSLRRMLETHPDRVIQEAVWGMLPHNRLGRQLIKKLKIYAGSEHPHTAQKPQPLAVK, from the coding sequence ATGCAACAAAAAAGCTATTATCCCAAAGCGGGTGATGTTGAAGGCCAATGGTACATTGTGGATGCCGCCGGTCAGAATTTGGGCCGCCTGGCTTCCCGCATTGCTTCCGTTCTGCTGGGCAAGCATCGCCCTGAGTACACTCCCGGGGTTGACCTGGGTGATGCAGTGATCGTGCTGAACTGCGGCCAGATCACGGTGACCGGCACCAAGATGACTGACAAGACCTATTACCGCTATAGCGGTTTCCAGGGTGGCCTCAAGGAGACCAGCCTGCGCCGCATGCTGGAGACTCACCCTGACCGCGTGATCCAGGAAGCGGTGTGGGGCATGTTGCCGCACAACAGACTGGGTCGCCAGCTGATCAAGAAACTGAAGATCTACGCCGGCAGTGAGCACCCGCACACCGCCCAGAAACCGCAGCCGCTGGCTGTGAAGTAA
- the truA gene encoding tRNA pseudouridine(38-40) synthase TruA: MQRQARGRSVQAVLEEALRTLGWAGRSLLIAGRTDAGVHASGQVAAFDLEWKHSTESLQKALNAKLPPDVAVHAVSVAAGDFHPRYDARKRSYRYRIYCQPQRDPLREGLAWRVWPAPQLRRLQHAARQLRGEHDFAAFGSAPQKGGHTVRRVHAAAWRADGDEFVFEVTGNAFLYHMVRRMVGLQVKVGQGLAQPDAVKAALQAMQRVRELAPPQGLALTKVEY, encoded by the coding sequence ATGCAACGCCAGGCTCGCGGCCGCAGCGTACAGGCCGTGCTGGAAGAAGCCCTGCGCACCCTTGGCTGGGCTGGGCGGTCACTACTGATCGCCGGCCGCACGGACGCCGGCGTGCACGCCAGCGGCCAGGTAGCTGCCTTTGACCTGGAATGGAAACACTCCACGGAGAGCTTGCAAAAGGCGCTTAATGCCAAGCTGCCGCCGGATGTGGCCGTGCATGCGGTGAGCGTGGCGGCGGGTGATTTTCACCCGCGCTATGATGCGCGCAAGCGCAGCTACCGCTACCGCATCTACTGCCAACCGCAGCGAGACCCACTTCGGGAGGGGCTTGCATGGCGGGTGTGGCCGGCGCCGCAACTGCGGCGGCTGCAGCACGCCGCCCGGCAGTTGCGTGGCGAGCACGACTTCGCCGCCTTCGGCAGCGCCCCGCAAAAGGGTGGCCACACGGTACGGCGCGTGCATGCCGCCGCTTGGCGGGCAGACGGAGACGAATTCGTCTTCGAGGTGACTGGCAATGCCTTCCTCTATCACATGGTCCGCCGCATGGTGGGCCTGCAAGTGAAGGTGGGGCAGGGCCTGGCTCAGCCAGATGCAGTGAAAGCCGCGTTGCAGGCTATGCAGCGTGTGCGAGAATTGGCGCCCCCGCAGGGGTTGGCGCTGACCAAGGTAGAGTATTAG
- the rplQ gene encoding 50S ribosomal protein L17, which translates to MRHKVAGKKLSRHVGARTALRRILVKQLFEHERITTTRAKAEAIRGQAERLITLAKKGNAAEAASAKVHARRLAASRLNDAKIVKKLFDDIAPRFTERKGGYTRLTKLGQREGDRAPMVLLELVD; encoded by the coding sequence ATGCGTCACAAAGTAGCAGGCAAGAAACTCAGCCGCCATGTCGGCGCCCGCACCGCGCTGCGCCGCATCCTGGTGAAGCAGCTGTTCGAGCACGAGCGCATCACCACCACCCGCGCCAAGGCTGAGGCCATCCGTGGCCAGGCCGAGCGCCTGATCACCCTGGCCAAGAAGGGCAACGCCGCTGAGGCTGCCTCGGCCAAGGTGCATGCCCGCCGCCTGGCGGCCTCGCGCTTGAACGACGCCAAGATCGTCAAGAAGTTGTTTGACGATATTGCCCCCCGTTTTACCGAGCGCAAGGGCGGTTACACCCGCCTGACCAAGCTCGGCCAGCGTGAGGGCGACCGCGCTCCCATGGTTCTGCTGGAGCTGGTCGACTAA
- a CDS encoding DNA-directed RNA polymerase subunit alpha: MIVLSNMVTPRIEREAEARNYGKFAIAPLERGYGHTLGNSLRRVLLSSLEGAAITSIRVTDAQHEYSQIPGIREDVIQIMLQLKQVRLILHEGETSRMHLEVKGEGTVTAADIIAPAEVEIVNPDLYLFTSDSSKTKLQIELTVERGRGYSPANERAGKLPIGELPVDAIYTPVRRVNWEVTQARVGQSTNYDKLIMEIWTDGTVRPEEALSTSAGILIEHLRHIAGVKEIALSPAPEKVVTDNRLSSEVYDTPIENLDLSVRVFNSLKRAGITTVGEVMELLDKGLDAVMSIRNFGDKSMDELVEKMQEKGYMPQDAKAPSAADGEGE; encoded by the coding sequence GTGATCGTACTAAGCAATATGGTGACGCCCCGCATTGAGCGTGAAGCGGAGGCTCGTAATTATGGAAAGTTTGCCATTGCCCCGCTGGAGCGCGGCTATGGACACACGCTTGGCAACTCGCTGCGCCGTGTGCTGCTCTCCTCGCTGGAGGGTGCGGCCATCACCTCCATCCGCGTGACGGACGCCCAGCATGAGTACAGCCAGATCCCTGGCATCCGCGAGGATGTCATCCAGATCATGCTGCAGCTCAAGCAGGTGCGCCTGATACTGCATGAGGGCGAGACCAGCCGCATGCACCTGGAAGTGAAGGGTGAGGGCACCGTGACCGCCGCCGATATTATTGCGCCGGCCGAGGTTGAGATCGTCAATCCTGACCTGTACCTGTTCACCTCGGACAGCAGCAAGACCAAGCTGCAGATCGAGCTGACCGTAGAGCGCGGCCGTGGCTACTCCCCAGCCAACGAGCGAGCCGGCAAGCTGCCGATCGGCGAACTGCCGGTGGACGCCATCTACACCCCGGTGCGCCGCGTGAACTGGGAAGTGACCCAGGCCCGCGTAGGCCAGAGCACCAACTATGACAAGCTGATTATGGAAATCTGGACCGATGGCACGGTGCGCCCTGAAGAGGCGCTGAGCACCTCGGCCGGCATCTTGATCGAGCACCTGCGCCACATTGCCGGCGTGAAGGAGATTGCCCTTAGCCCCGCGCCGGAGAAGGTTGTCACCGACAACCGCCTCTCCAGCGAGGTGTATGACACCCCGATCGAGAACCTCGATCTTTCGGTGCGCGTATTCAACTCCCTGAAGCGCGCCGGCATCACCACCGTGGGCGAGGTGATGGAACTGCTCGACAAGGGCCTGGATGCGGTGATGTCGATCCGCAACTTTGGCGACAAGAGCATGGATGAATTGGTAGAGAAAATGCAGGAGAAGGGCTACATGCCCCAGGACGCCAAGGCGCCCTCTGCTGCAGATGGAGAAGGTGAATAG
- the rpsK gene encoding 30S ribosomal protein S11, with protein sequence MANEKDTNPQATEGAAPESKEKRAARSSSKKGKRASILTGQIHIFASFNNTIVTVTDGQGNTISWASAGLVGFKGSRKSTPFASRLATERAVKAAQDLGMQEVELYVKGPGPGRESAVRAVQTMGMRVRSISDVTPLPHNGCRPPKRRRM encoded by the coding sequence ATGGCTAACGAAAAAGACACCAACCCCCAGGCCACTGAAGGCGCCGCCCCTGAGTCCAAGGAGAAGCGCGCCGCTCGCTCATCTTCCAAGAAGGGCAAGCGCGCCAGCATTCTTACCGGCCAGATCCATATTTTCGCTTCGTTCAACAACACCATCGTCACTGTGACCGATGGACAGGGCAACACCATCTCGTGGGCCAGCGCTGGCCTGGTGGGCTTCAAGGGCTCTCGCAAGAGCACGCCCTTCGCCTCCCGCCTGGCGACTGAGCGCGCCGTCAAGGCTGCCCAGGACCTGGGCATGCAGGAAGTGGAGCTGTATGTGAAAGGCCCCGGCCCCGGCCGCGAATCGGCCGTGCGCGCCGTGCAGACCATGGGCATGCGCGTGCGCTCCATCTCGGATGTGACCCCGCTGCCGCACAACGGCTGCCGCCCTCCGAAACGCCGCAGAATGTAA
- the rpsM gene encoding 30S ribosomal protein S13, whose amino-acid sequence MARIEGVDLPRDKRVEYGLTYIYGIGLNTSQHILSELEINPDTRVKDLSEGDVSKLREYITKNLKVEGDLRREVQLNIKRLMEIGSYRGLRHRRGLPVRGQRTRTNSRTRKGPAKTVAGRGRRRGATKK is encoded by the coding sequence ATGGCACGCATTGAAGGCGTAGATCTGCCGCGCGACAAGCGCGTTGAATACGGGCTGACCTATATTTACGGCATCGGCCTCAACACGTCTCAGCACATTTTGTCTGAGCTGGAAATCAATCCTGACACCCGCGTGAAGGACCTCTCCGAGGGCGATGTCAGCAAGTTGCGTGAGTACATCACCAAGAACCTGAAGGTGGAAGGTGACCTGCGCCGCGAGGTGCAGCTGAACATCAAGCGCCTGATGGAAATTGGCAGCTACCGTGGCCTGCGCCACCGCCGCGGCCTGCCCGTGCGCGGCCAGCGCACCCGTACCAATTCCCGTACCCGCAAAGGCCCGGCCAAGACCGTGGCTGGCCGTGGGCGCCGCCGTGGCGCCACCAAGAAGTAA
- the rpmJ gene encoding 50S ribosomal protein L36, giving the protein MKVTASIKKRCSNCKVVKRKGKLYVICSNPKHKQRQG; this is encoded by the coding sequence ATGAAAGTAACCGCATCAATCAAGAAACGCTGCAGCAACTGCAAGGTTGTGAAGCGCAAGGGCAAGCTGTATGTTATTTGCAGCAACCCCAAACACAAGCAGCGACAAGGTTAA
- the map gene encoding type I methionyl aminopeptidase — translation MSWERNIVLKTPAELEMMRKAGHINAMALAEVAKHVRPGITTGQLDKIAEQLIRDHGATPAFLNYPGPYPYPATLNTSVNEELVHGLPGKRELREGDLLSVDCGTVYEGFVGDSAFSMGVGEVSAEAQKLMDVTQESLRLGIAQMLPGNHVGDVSAAVQEHVEAHGYHVPREYTGHGVGRKMHEGPQVPNYGVRGQGILLRPGMTIALEPMVLAGTHRTRVLKDQWTVVSADGSLTAHFEHSVAVTEDGPLVLTAL, via the coding sequence ATGAGTTGGGAGCGCAACATTGTGCTCAAAACTCCGGCAGAGCTCGAGATGATGCGCAAGGCGGGGCACATCAATGCCATGGCTCTGGCAGAGGTGGCTAAGCATGTGCGCCCGGGGATCACCACCGGCCAGCTCGACAAGATCGCCGAGCAGCTGATCCGGGACCATGGGGCAACCCCGGCGTTCCTCAACTACCCGGGGCCGTACCCATACCCGGCCACGCTGAACACCAGCGTGAACGAAGAGCTGGTGCACGGCCTGCCCGGCAAGCGTGAATTGCGAGAGGGAGACCTCCTCTCGGTGGATTGCGGCACCGTCTACGAAGGATTTGTAGGCGACTCCGCATTTAGCATGGGCGTCGGCGAGGTTTCAGCCGAGGCTCAGAAATTGATGGATGTTACGCAGGAATCTCTGCGTTTAGGCATCGCCCAGATGCTGCCCGGCAACCATGTGGGGGATGTGTCGGCCGCGGTGCAGGAGCATGTGGAAGCGCACGGTTACCATGTACCGCGCGAATACACAGGCCACGGGGTGGGGCGCAAGATGCACGAAGGCCCACAGGTGCCCAACTATGGGGTGCGCGGCCAGGGCATCTTGCTGCGCCCGGGAATGACCATCGCCCTGGAACCGATGGTGCTGGCGGGCACGCACCGCACACGGGTCCTCAAGGACCAGTGGACGGTGGTTTCCGCCGATGGCTCGCTGACCGCTCACTTTGAGCACAGCGTAGCCGTGACCGAGGATGGTCCGTTGGTATTGACCGCCCTTTAG
- a CDS encoding adenylate kinase yields MPVYVVLLGPPGAGKGTQAGIVAKAMGLAHISSGDLFREHIKNQTDLGKRVDAILKRGDLVPDDVTIAMIRERLKQPDCANGAILDGFPRTPAQAQALNGMLAEFGGEVDVVPYIQVEEAELIDRLSDRWVCRAHGHVYNANSNPPKTAGVCDIDGSELYQRDDDKRETVEKRIRVYFEQTAPLIEHYRGEGRLVDVNGAQEIAQVTEDLLKALPGQAK; encoded by the coding sequence GTGCCGGTGTATGTTGTGTTGCTGGGGCCGCCGGGTGCAGGAAAAGGCACCCAGGCGGGCATCGTGGCCAAGGCCATGGGCTTGGCGCATATCTCCTCTGGAGATCTGTTCCGAGAGCACATTAAAAACCAAACGGACTTGGGCAAGCGGGTTGACGCCATTTTGAAGCGCGGCGACCTGGTGCCCGATGATGTCACCATCGCCATGATCCGCGAGCGGCTCAAGCAGCCAGACTGCGCCAACGGCGCCATTCTGGATGGCTTCCCACGCACGCCGGCGCAGGCGCAGGCCCTCAACGGCATGCTGGCTGAGTTTGGCGGCGAAGTGGACGTGGTGCCGTACATCCAGGTGGAAGAGGCCGAGCTGATCGATAGGCTGTCTGACCGCTGGGTGTGCCGAGCCCACGGCCACGTGTACAACGCCAACTCCAACCCGCCGAAGACCGCTGGTGTCTGCGACATTGACGGCTCGGAGTTGTACCAGCGCGATGATGACAAACGTGAAACGGTTGAAAAGCGCATCCGCGTCTACTTTGAGCAGACCGCGCCCCTGATCGAGCACTACCGTGGCGAAGGCCGCCTGGTGGATGTGAATGGGGCGCAGGAGATCGCTCAGGTGACCGAGGATCTGCTGAAGGCGCTGCCGGGGCAAGCCAAATGA
- the secY gene encoding preprotein translocase subunit SecY — protein MKRGAWRFLWTAPDIRRKLLITLAILILYRFVSHIPVPGVDRDLISQFMAQGGAGSTLVGLIDLISGGTLLQFSVLAMGVYPYITAQIILQLLMPLIPSLQKRMEEDPREGRKFMERWTYYLAVPMAILSAVGQINIFSTLAGGAVIQGFGFGEGQLLRSITIIISMTAGTMFAIWLGELISEYGIRNQGLSLIIFAGIISRIPGNFASLLQNQAAGWISVLVILLIMVVTIFVIVYVQQGRRNVPVMYPGRRMGNRMSMPVKGTLPLMVNMSGMIPLIFAQAILQLPSILASFFASSTTPWVASVSNTLTTFFNPAGPGYWTMYFIMVVGFAFFYTDVLFAQQNYGENLKRVGAQIPGVNRGAPTQRYLTSVLRRITLPGAVFLGLIAILPFLMTLAMPFLATGGQGMFLVSASGLLIMVGTIREAFFNIDAELKLHGYEESLLVR, from the coding sequence ATGAAACGTGGCGCCTGGCGTTTTCTCTGGACCGCTCCAGATATTCGCCGCAAGCTGCTGATCACGCTGGCGATCCTGATCCTGTATCGCTTTGTGTCGCACATCCCCGTGCCCGGCGTAGACCGCGATCTGATCTCTCAGTTCATGGCGCAGGGTGGGGCGGGCAGCACGCTGGTGGGTCTGATCGACCTCATCTCCGGCGGTACGTTGCTGCAGTTCTCCGTGCTGGCGATGGGCGTGTACCCGTACATTACTGCGCAGATCATTCTGCAGCTGCTCATGCCCCTCATCCCTTCGCTGCAGAAGCGCATGGAAGAGGATCCGCGTGAGGGCCGCAAGTTCATGGAGCGCTGGACCTACTATCTGGCGGTGCCTATGGCGATCCTGAGCGCGGTCGGCCAGATCAACATCTTCTCCACCCTGGCGGGTGGGGCGGTCATCCAGGGCTTCGGCTTTGGCGAGGGCCAGCTGTTGCGCTCCATCACCATCATCATCAGCATGACGGCCGGCACCATGTTCGCCATCTGGCTGGGCGAGCTGATCTCTGAGTACGGTATCCGTAACCAGGGCCTCTCGCTCATCATCTTCGCCGGCATCATCTCACGCATTCCGGGCAACTTTGCCTCGCTGCTGCAGAATCAGGCCGCAGGCTGGATCTCCGTGCTGGTGATCCTGCTCATCATGGTGGTCACCATCTTCGTGATCGTGTATGTGCAGCAGGGCCGCCGCAATGTGCCGGTGATGTACCCTGGCCGCCGCATGGGCAATCGCATGTCCATGCCGGTCAAAGGCACCCTGCCGCTCATGGTCAACATGTCCGGCATGATCCCGCTCATCTTCGCCCAGGCGATCCTACAGTTGCCCTCCATTTTGGCCAGCTTCTTCGCCAGTTCCACCACGCCGTGGGTGGCCAGCGTGTCAAACACGCTGACCACGTTCTTTAATCCGGCTGGCCCGGGCTACTGGACCATGTATTTCATCATGGTGGTGGGCTTTGCCTTCTTCTATACAGACGTGCTGTTCGCCCAGCAAAACTATGGCGAGAACCTGAAGCGGGTTGGCGCCCAGATCCCTGGCGTTAACCGCGGCGCTCCAACCCAGCGCTATCTCACGTCTGTGCTGCGTCGCATCACGTTGCCCGGCGCGGTCTTTCTGGGGCTTATCGCCATCCTGCCCTTCCTGATGACCCTGGCCATGCCGTTCCTGGCCACGGGCGGGCAGGGCATGTTCCTGGTGAGCGCGTCAGGTCTGCTCATCATGGTCGGTACGATCCGCGAAGCTTTCTTCAACATTGATGCTGAGCTGAAGCTGCACGGATACGAAGAGTCGCTGCTGGTTCGGTAA
- the rplO gene encoding 50S ribosomal protein L15: MKLHELKPNPGKITRRTRVGRGTGSGSGKTSGRGTKGQGARTGGGAGPYHQGGNLPFFRRLPFKRGFNKPFQVTYNEINLDQLANFKDNSEVTPDTLRAARLLPKTNRPIVLLGRGEVKAALKVSVHRATASAKAKIEKAGGSITILPMKGSEESAK, translated from the coding sequence ATGAAGCTTCATGAACTTAAGCCCAACCCGGGCAAGATCACTCGCCGCACCCGTGTGGGCCGCGGCACTGGCTCTGGCAGCGGCAAGACCTCTGGCCGCGGCACCAAGGGCCAGGGCGCGCGCACCGGTGGTGGGGCTGGCCCGTACCACCAGGGCGGCAACCTGCCGTTCTTCCGCCGCTTGCCGTTCAAGCGCGGTTTCAACAAGCCGTTCCAGGTGACCTACAACGAGATCAACCTGGACCAGCTGGCGAATTTCAAAGACAACAGCGAGGTGACGCCGGATACACTGCGCGCCGCCCGCTTGCTGCCCAAGACCAACCGCCCGATCGTTCTGCTGGGCCGCGGTGAAGTGAAAGCTGCCCTCAAGGTGAGCGTGCACCGCGCCACGGCTTCGGCCAAGGCCAAGATCGAGAAGGCCGGCGGCAGCATCACCATTTTGCCGATGAAGGGTTCTGAGGAGTCCGCTAAATGA
- the rpmD gene encoding 50S ribosomal protein L30 produces MAAKGTGKKIKITLVRSPIGATERHKRTVKALGLRKMHQSVLAEDNATVRGMVKSVTHLLKVEEA; encoded by the coding sequence ATGGCAGCTAAAGGCACTGGCAAGAAGATCAAGATCACGCTGGTGCGCAGCCCGATCGGGGCCACCGAGCGCCACAAGCGCACCGTGAAGGCCCTGGGCCTGCGCAAGATGCACCAGAGCGTGCTGGCTGAGGATAACGCCACCGTGCGCGGCATGGTGAAAAGCGTTACGCATTTATTGAAAGTGGAAGAGGCGTAA
- the rpsE gene encoding 30S ribosomal protein S5, which produces MADTKQRTKKDRKSEAPASYEAGFELEEKTIEIRRVSKVVQGGRRFAFRVTVVVGDHSGQVAAGVGKATTVPEAIRKATTRARKQLRRMNVYGGTIPHAVIGRVGGSVVLLKPASPGTGVIAGGGVRAVMQAVGVRDILTKSMGSGNIHNVVMATLDALDQLKSVDEQARMRGKDVKELKPFWDRGKKNGS; this is translated from the coding sequence ATGGCTGATACGAAACAACGAACCAAAAAGGATCGCAAGAGCGAAGCTCCGGCCTCGTACGAGGCAGGCTTCGAGCTTGAAGAGAAGACCATTGAGATCCGCCGTGTATCCAAAGTGGTGCAAGGCGGCCGCCGCTTCGCCTTCCGCGTGACCGTGGTTGTGGGTGACCACAGCGGCCAGGTGGCCGCCGGCGTGGGCAAGGCTACCACCGTGCCCGAAGCGATCCGCAAGGCCACCACGCGTGCTCGCAAGCAACTGCGCCGCATGAACGTGTACGGCGGCACCATTCCGCATGCAGTCATCGGCCGCGTGGGCGGCTCGGTGGTGCTGCTCAAGCCCGCCTCGCCGGGTACCGGTGTTATCGCCGGCGGCGGTGTGCGCGCCGTGATGCAGGCCGTGGGCGTGCGTGACATTCTGACCAAATCAATGGGCAGCGGCAACATTCACAACGTGGTCATGGCCACCCTGGACGCGCTGGACCAGCTCAAGTCTGTTGATGAGCAGGCTCGCATGCGCGGCAAGGACGTGAAGGAGCTCAAGCCCTTCTGGGACCGAGGCAAGAAGAATGGCAGCTAA
- the rplR gene encoding 50S ribosomal protein L18, translating into MATKTRAQSRQKRHKRVRGKISGTAARPRLNVFRSLSGIYVQLIDDVAGHTLLSASSIDGELRGTLKGKNKTEQARLVGEAVAKRAVAKGIKQVVMDRGGFRYAGRIKALADGARKEGLEF; encoded by the coding sequence ATGGCTACTAAAACACGAGCACAATCCCGTCAGAAGCGGCACAAGCGTGTACGCGGCAAGATCAGCGGCACGGCCGCCCGCCCGCGCCTCAACGTTTTCCGCAGCCTGAGCGGCATCTACGTTCAGCTGATCGATGATGTGGCCGGCCACACGCTGTTGTCGGCCTCCAGCATCGATGGCGAGCTGCGCGGCACGCTGAAGGGCAAGAACAAGACTGAACAGGCTCGCCTGGTAGGCGAGGCGGTGGCCAAGCGCGCGGTCGCCAAAGGCATCAAGCAAGTGGTGATGGACCGCGGCGGCTTCCGCTATGCGGGCCGCATCAAGGCCCTGGCCGATGGCGCCCGCAAGGAAGGTCTTGAATTTTAG
- the rplF gene encoding 50S ribosomal protein L6 has protein sequence MSRVGRLPIEIPSGVEVSINGSTIKVKGPKGELSHTFPAEISFEKEGSNLHVKRNSEEKFGRSIHGTARAVVSNMVLGTSSGFSKTLEVQGVGYRAEVKGKNLVLHVGYSNPVEVEPPAGISYATAEGGQIIVSGHDKVLVGETAARIRKVRPPEPYKGKGIRYQGEFVRLKAGKAAKAASG, from the coding sequence GTGTCTAGAGTAGGACGTTTGCCAATTGAGATCCCTTCCGGTGTGGAAGTGAGCATCAATGGCTCAACAATAAAAGTAAAAGGCCCCAAGGGCGAGCTTTCGCATACCTTCCCGGCTGAGATCAGCTTTGAGAAGGAAGGCAGCAACCTGCACGTCAAGCGCAACAGCGAGGAGAAGTTCGGCCGCAGCATCCATGGCACCGCCCGCGCGGTGGTGAGCAACATGGTGTTGGGCACCAGCTCCGGCTTTAGCAAGACGCTGGAAGTGCAGGGCGTGGGCTACCGCGCCGAAGTGAAGGGCAAGAACCTGGTTTTGCATGTTGGCTATTCCAACCCGGTGGAAGTGGAGCCGCCTGCGGGCATCTCCTACGCCACGGCGGAAGGCGGCCAAATCATTGTGAGCGGGCACGACAAGGTGCTGGTGGGTGAGACTGCCGCCCGCATCCGCAAGGTGCGTCCGCCCGAGCCGTACAAGGGCAAGGGTATTCGTTACCAGGGCGAGTTTGTCCGCCTCAAGGCTGGTAAGGCTGCTAAGGCTGCCTCCGGATAA
- the rpsH gene encoding 30S ribosomal protein S8 — MAMTDPISDMLTRIRNGVMAGHALVGMPSSRLKAAIAGILKEEGFIEDFEIVEDGPFKVLRIQLKYVGERRERRPVISGLERVSSPGRRIYAKRSEIPWVLSGLGTAILSTPKGVMSGRRARQMGVGGEILCKVW; from the coding sequence ATGGCAATGACTGACCCGATCTCCGATATGCTCACCCGCATCCGCAACGGCGTGATGGCCGGCCATGCCCTGGTGGGCATGCCCAGCTCCCGCCTGAAGGCGGCCATTGCGGGCATCCTCAAAGAAGAAGGTTTCATTGAGGACTTTGAAATTGTAGAAGACGGCCCGTTCAAGGTGCTGCGCATCCAGTTGAAGTATGTGGGTGAGCGCCGTGAACGCCGCCCTGTCATTTCCGGCCTGGAGCGCGTCAGCAGCCCTGGCCGCCGCATCTATGCCAAGCGCAGCGAGATCCCCTGGGTGCTGTCTGGCCTGGGTACGGCCATCCTCTCCACGCCCAAGGGCGTGATGAGCGGCCGCCGCGCCCGCCAGATGGGCGTGGGTGGCGAGATCCTGTGCAAGGTTTGGTAA
- a CDS encoding type Z 30S ribosomal protein S14: MAKKSIITRETRRKFANQVRNRCKVCGRPRGYMRRFGLCRICFRQFALEGKIPGVVKASW, encoded by the coding sequence ATGGCCAAAAAATCGATCATTACGCGCGAAACTCGCCGTAAGTTTGCCAACCAGGTGCGCAACCGCTGCAAAGTGTGCGGCCGCCCGCGTGGCTATATGCGCCGTTTTGGTTTGTGCCGCATTTGCTTCCGCCAGTTTGCACTGGAAGGCAAGATCCCCGGCGTGGTGAAAGCGTCTTGGTAG
- the rplE gene encoding 50S ribosomal protein L5 → MAHYLKERYTKEVSPALLKALGLANVMQVPRIEKIVLNIGLGKSKDDSKALDGAVNDLTIITGQRPLVTKARKDIANFALRAGRAIGAKVTLRGDRMWSFYDRLVNIALPRMRDFRGVSADAFDGRGNYTLGLTEQLIFPEIQYDNIEQVRGLEVTIVTSARNDDEGRALLQLMGMPFKKEG, encoded by the coding sequence ATGGCTCATTATTTGAAAGAGCGGTACACGAAAGAGGTCAGCCCGGCCCTGTTGAAGGCGCTAGGCTTGGCCAACGTGATGCAAGTGCCGCGCATTGAGAAGATCGTCTTGAACATCGGCCTGGGCAAATCCAAGGACGATTCCAAGGCGCTGGATGGGGCGGTGAACGACCTCACCATCATCACCGGGCAGAGGCCGCTGGTGACCAAGGCTCGCAAGGACATTGCCAACTTTGCCCTGCGCGCCGGCCGCGCCATTGGCGCCAAGGTCACCCTGCGCGGCGACCGCATGTGGTCGTTCTACGACCGCCTGGTGAACATTGCCCTGCCGCGCATGCGTGACTTCCGCGGGGTGTCTGCGGACGCGTTTGACGGCCGCGGCAACTACACCCTGGGCCTCACGGAGCAGCTGATCTTCCCTGAGATCCAGTACGACAACATTGAACAAGTGCGCGGCCTGGAAGTGACCATCGTCACCAGCGCCCGTAACGACGACGAAGGCCGCGCTCTGCTGCAGTTGATGGGCATGCCCTTCAAGAAGGAAGGCTAG